One genomic segment of Bacteroides caccae includes these proteins:
- a CDS encoding GNAT family N-acetyltransferase, producing the protein MLTIQKVTVADCELINKMAGEVFPATYKEILSPEQLDYMMDWMYAPENIRKQMEEEGHVYFIAYKEGKPCGYVSVQQQEKDIFHLQKIYVLPHFQGSHCGSFLFKEAIKYIKEIHPEPCLMELNVNRNNKALQFYQHMGMRKLREGDFPIGNGYYMNDYIMGLDI; encoded by the coding sequence ATGTTGACAATTCAAAAAGTAACGGTTGCCGATTGTGAGCTTATTAATAAAATGGCAGGCGAAGTATTCCCTGCAACTTACAAGGAAATCCTATCTCCCGAACAATTGGATTATATGATGGACTGGATGTATGCTCCCGAGAATATACGCAAACAGATGGAAGAAGAAGGTCATGTCTATTTCATAGCCTACAAAGAGGGAAAGCCCTGTGGCTACGTTTCTGTGCAGCAACAGGAAAAAGATATTTTCCACCTCCAAAAGATTTATGTCCTCCCTCATTTTCAAGGTAGTCATTGTGGCAGCTTTTTATTTAAAGAAGCCATTAAATATATTAAAGAAATCCACCCGGAGCCTTGCCTTATGGAACTAAATGTGAATCGGAATAATAAGGCATTGCAGTTTTATCAACACATGGGAATGAGAAAGTTGAGGGAAGGTGATTTCCCGATTGGAAACGGATATTACATGAATGATTATATCATGGGACTGGATATTTGA
- a CDS encoding peptide MFS transporter, with product MFEGQPKGLYALALANTGERFGYYTMLAIFTLFLQAKFGYTAAETSTIFGSFLAAVYFMPLVGGILADKCGYGKMVTTGIVVMFVGYLLLAIPTAANLTGKMMMFGSLFLIACGTGLFKGNLQVMVGNLYDSPEYSSKRDTAFSLFYMAINVGALFAPTAATKVTNYILGGAGFTYNAQIPSLAHQFLNGTITPEGNATLSSLQAAQGFTGDMSAFCSTYIEKLSEAYNYGFAVACISLILSMAIYVCCRSMFKHADYNSKQAKAVNNYNEPELTPAQTKERIVALLLVFAVVIFFWMAFHQNGLTMTFFARDYTTQSVTGLDRIGFDVWNLVLLIIVVYGAFSLFQSKTGRGKAIAGVAVLASLGILIWSYSSMDPTVEILPQIFQQFNPFFVVALTPVSLAVFGYLARRKKEPSAPRKIGIGMVIAACGFLILAIGSLGLPTPKEVEAAGINPDVLVSPNWLISTYLVLTFAELLLSPMGISFVSKVAPPKYKGMMMGGWFVATAIGNYLVAIIGYLWGGMQLWMVWSVLIVCCLLSALFIFSIMKKLEKVA from the coding sequence ATGTTTGAAGGACAACCGAAAGGGTTATACGCTTTAGCTTTGGCTAACACGGGCGAACGTTTTGGCTACTACACGATGCTTGCTATTTTTACACTTTTCTTGCAAGCAAAATTTGGTTACACAGCAGCAGAAACATCTACTATTTTTGGCTCATTTTTAGCAGCAGTTTATTTTATGCCACTTGTAGGCGGTATTTTAGCTGATAAGTGTGGTTATGGTAAAATGGTAACGACAGGTATTGTTGTTATGTTTGTCGGTTATCTCCTTTTGGCGATTCCTACTGCGGCAAATCTTACTGGTAAAATGATGATGTTTGGTTCATTGTTTTTGATTGCTTGCGGAACAGGATTGTTTAAAGGAAACTTGCAAGTAATGGTGGGTAACCTTTATGATTCACCAGAGTATAGTTCAAAGCGTGATACAGCTTTCAGCTTGTTTTATATGGCTATTAACGTGGGTGCTTTGTTTGCTCCGACTGCTGCTACCAAGGTGACTAACTACATATTAGGTGGCGCAGGGTTCACCTATAATGCTCAGATTCCTTCGTTGGCGCATCAATTCCTTAATGGTACTATTACTCCGGAAGGAAATGCTACTCTTAGTAGCTTGCAGGCTGCGCAAGGTTTTACCGGTGATATGTCCGCTTTCTGTTCCACTTATATAGAGAAATTGTCTGAAGCCTATAATTATGGTTTTGCTGTGGCTTGTATTTCTTTGATTCTTTCAATGGCAATTTATGTTTGTTGTCGTTCAATGTTCAAGCATGCAGACTATAATTCTAAGCAAGCTAAAGCAGTGAATAACTATAATGAACCGGAACTGACTCCGGCACAGACTAAAGAACGTATTGTAGCTTTGTTACTGGTATTTGCCGTAGTAATTTTCTTTTGGATGGCATTCCACCAGAATGGTTTGACAATGACATTCTTTGCGCGTGATTATACTACTCAATCTGTAACAGGGCTTGATCGTATCGGATTTGATGTATGGAATCTGGTTCTTCTGATTATTGTAGTTTATGGTGCGTTCTCTTTATTCCAGTCTAAAACAGGACGTGGTAAAGCGATTGCCGGTGTCGCTGTATTGGCTTCCCTTGGCATATTAATATGGAGTTATTCTTCCATGGATCCGACAGTGGAAATCCTTCCTCAAATCTTCCAGCAATTTAATCCGTTCTTCGTTGTGGCTTTGACTCCGGTATCTTTGGCTGTCTTTGGCTATTTGGCCAGAAGAAAAAAAGAGCCTTCCGCACCACGTAAAATCGGTATTGGTATGGTGATTGCAGCATGTGGTTTCTTGATTCTGGCCATTGGGTCTTTGGGACTTCCTACTCCGAAAGAAGTAGAAGCGGCAGGCATTAATCCGGATGTTTTGGTTTCTCCCAACTGGCTGATCTCCACTTATCTGGTCTTGACTTTTGCTGAATTGCTGCTTTCTCCAATGGGTATCTCTTTTGTTTCGAAAGTAGCTCCTCCCAAGTATAAAGGTATGATGATGGGCGGCTGGTTTGTGGCTACTGCTATTGGTAATTATCTGGTTGCTATTATTGGTTATCTGTGGGGTGGTATGCAGTTGTGGATGGTATGGAGTGTATTGATTGTTTGCTGTCTGTTATCTGCTCTGTTTATTTTCTCTATTATGAAGAAATTAGAAAAAGTAGCATAA
- a CDS encoding PadR family transcriptional regulator, with amino-acid sequence MKVDNVKSQMRKGMLEYCIMLLLHKEPAYASDIIQKLKEAQLIVVEGTLYPLLTRLKNDDLLSYEWVESTQGPPRKYYKLTEKGETFLGELELSWKELTETVNHIANR; translated from the coding sequence ATGAAAGTAGACAATGTAAAATCCCAGATGAGAAAAGGCATGCTTGAATACTGCATCATGCTTTTGCTGCATAAGGAGCCTGCTTACGCTTCGGATATTATTCAGAAGTTAAAAGAAGCTCAACTGATTGTGGTGGAAGGTACCTTGTATCCATTGCTGACGCGTTTAAAAAATGATGATCTGTTAAGTTATGAGTGGGTGGAATCCACGCAAGGGCCACCTCGCAAGTACTACAAACTTACGGAGAAGGGAGAAACTTTTTTGGGAGAACTCGAACTTTCCTGGAAAGAGTTGACCGAAACAGTAAATCACATAGCCAATAGATAA